The following proteins are co-located in the Maridesulfovibrio sp. genome:
- a CDS encoding BMP family ABC transporter substrate-binding protein produces MKKIFVAILFLFFAIGTAWADQPVVGFVTGASGLGDLSFNDMSYGGIRRAQQEFNFKLIILEPEVDGESRIEDFTNLIKQSDILILVGAQHAELVKKTAPKFPNKKFIISEVPLDGMENVSSVFFEQGEGSFLAGALAALTSKTGKIGFIGATPVPPVRKFEQGYVDGAKYAVPDIKVEVTYLSPLGDFSGFNAPAKGYNVAMGQYKAGADIVFTVAGLTGNGVIEAARRSGKYAIGVDSDQDSLAKGFVLTSMIKKLDVAAYNELKAVMQGKFKSGPTSYGLKQNGVGLSEMKYTRDKIPTAVLKTIDDIRNKIINGEIKVQYRKNPK; encoded by the coding sequence ATGAAAAAAATTTTTGTCGCAATTTTATTCTTGTTTTTTGCAATAGGGACAGCTTGGGCGGACCAGCCCGTAGTAGGTTTTGTTACCGGAGCTTCAGGTCTTGGCGACCTTTCATTTAATGATATGTCTTATGGCGGAATCCGCAGAGCACAGCAGGAATTCAATTTTAAATTAATCATTCTTGAGCCGGAAGTGGACGGCGAATCCAGAATCGAAGATTTCACCAATCTTATCAAACAGTCAGATATCCTGATCCTTGTAGGTGCTCAGCATGCGGAACTGGTAAAAAAGACGGCCCCGAAGTTTCCGAATAAAAAATTCATCATCAGCGAAGTTCCTTTGGATGGAATGGAAAATGTTTCGTCGGTCTTCTTTGAGCAGGGTGAAGGATCCTTTCTGGCCGGGGCGTTAGCGGCACTGACCAGCAAGACCGGCAAAATAGGATTCATCGGAGCAACCCCGGTTCCTCCGGTCCGTAAATTTGAACAAGGCTATGTGGACGGGGCAAAATATGCTGTCCCTGACATTAAAGTCGAAGTGACCTACCTGAGTCCGCTGGGAGACTTTTCAGGATTCAATGCTCCGGCCAAGGGCTACAATGTTGCCATGGGGCAGTACAAAGCCGGAGCAGACATTGTTTTCACTGTTGCCGGACTTACCGGAAACGGTGTAATTGAAGCAGCCCGACGCAGCGGCAAATACGCTATCGGTGTTGATTCGGATCAGGATTCACTGGCCAAAGGTTTCGTATTGACCAGTATGATCAAGAAACTGGACGTAGCAGCCTACAATGAACTGAAGGCAGTTATGCAGGGAAAATTCAAATCCGGCCCCACCAGCTACGGCTTAAAGCAGAACGGTGTAGGATTGAGTGAAATGAAATACACTCGAGACAAAATCCCCACTGCTGTATTAAAAACAATCGATGATATCAGGAACAAAATAATAAACGGCGAAATAAAGGTCCAATACCGGAAAAATCCCAAATAG